The following are encoded together in the Humulus lupulus chromosome 5, drHumLupu1.1, whole genome shotgun sequence genome:
- the LOC133778328 gene encoding protein DETOXIFICATION 49-like, translating to MCNHNSSPSLSDYDSNPPKTLSCTPQESDEHTPLVTAIELQNQNPQKTHLSQAVSEAKCIANIALPMVLTGLLLYSRSLISMLFLGRLGELSLAGGSLAIGFANITGYSVLSGLAMGMEPICGQAFGAKRFKLLGLTLQRTVILLLLTSVPIAILWLNMRRILLLCGQQDDIATEAQSYILFSLPDLIAQSILHPLRIYLRSQSITLPLTFCATLSIILHVPINYFLVSVLNLGIKGVALSGVWTNFNLVGSLIVYVAISGVYKKTWVEISSECFRAWKSLLSLAIPSCISVCLEWWWYEFMILLCGLLLNPQATVASMGILIQTTALMYIFPSSLSFGVSTRVGNELGANRPQKAKLAAIVGLLYSSVLGFSALLFAIMVRKVWATMFTQDVEIIALTSMVLPIIGLCELGNCPQTTGCGVLRGTARPSLGANINLGCFYLVGMPVAIWLSFYVGFDFTGLWLGLLAAQGSCVVTMLFVLTRTDWELQAQRAKELTGSVTVEEDDDHDHDHDHDDKMEDSFSRV from the coding sequence ATGTGCAACCACAATTCATCTCCATCCTTGAGCGACTATGATTCAAACCCACCTAAAACTCTCTCTTGTACACCCCAAGAGTCTGATGAACACACCCCCTTGGTCACAGCTATAGAATTACAGaatcaaaatccccaaaagacCCATCTTTCTCAGGCCGTTTCCGAGGCCAAATGCATAGCCAACATAGCTCTTCCCATGGTCTTAACTGGGCTTTTGCTCTATTCTCGCTCACTTATCTCCATGCTATTTCTAGGTCGACTCGGCGAGTTGTCTCTGGCTGGTGGGTCGCTTGCCATCGGATTCGCCAACATTACAGGGTACTCTGTTTTGTCAGGACTCGCTATGGGGATGGAGCCCATTTGTGGCCAAGCTTTTGGAGCAAAAAGGTTCAAACTTCTCGGGCTTACCTTGCAGAGAACAGTGATTTTGCTTCTGTTGACTTCTGTCCCCATAGCCATTTTATGGTTAAATATGAGGAGAATCTTGCTACTTTGTGGTCAACAAGATGATATAGCCACCGAAGCTCAATCTTACATACTTTTCTCTCTCCCTGATCTTATTGCGCAATCGATTCTACACCCTTTGAGAATCTATCTCAGAAGTCAATCCATAACGCTCCCTCTCACCTTCTGTGCCACCCTTTCGATCATTCTCCACGTTCCCATAAACTATTTTCTCGTCTCTGTTCTCAATCTGGGTATTAAAGGGGTAGCCTTGAGTGGGGTTTGGACAAATTTTAACCTAGTGGGATCATTGATTGTATATGTTGCAATCTCAGGCGTGTATAAAAAAACATGGGTTGAGATTTCCTCAGAGTGTTTCAGAGCTTGGAAGTCTCTTTTAAGTCTAGCAATACCAAGCTGCATTTCGGTTTGTCTCGAATGGTGGTGGTATGAGTTCATGATTTTGTTATGTGGGTTGTTGCTTAATCCTCAAGCAACCGTTGCTTCAATGGGGATTTTGATCCAAACCACAGCTCTCATGTACATATTCCCGTCTTCTTTGAGTTTTGGTGTTTCAACAAGGGTTGGCAATGAGCTCGGCGCAAACCGTCCCCAAAAGGCTAAACTTGCTGCCATCGTTGGCCTCTTATACAGCTCTGTGTTGGGATTCTCGGCATTGTTGTTTGCTATAATGGTTAGGAAAGTTTGGGCCACTATGTTCACACAAGACGTTGAGATCATTGCATTGACATCAATGGTTTTGCCCATAATTGGTCTTTGTGAGCTTGGAAACTGCCCTCAAACGACGGGTTGTGGCGTTTTGAGAGGCACAGCTCGACCTTCTCTCGGCGCTAATATCAACTTGGGTTGCTTCTACCTTGTGGGAATGCCGGTTGCTATTTGGTTGAGCTTTTATGTAGGGTTCGATTTTACAGGATTATGGCTTGGTCTTTTGGCTGCTCAGGGCTCGTGTGTGGTGACCATGTTGTTTGTTTTGACTCGAACCGATTGGGAACTTCAAGCTCAAAGAGCCAAGGAGCTCACCGGGAGTGTCACagttgaagaagatgatgatcaCGATCATGATCATGATCATGATGATAAAATGGAGGATTCTTTTTCCAGagtctaa